A genomic region of Rhodococcus pyridinivorans contains the following coding sequences:
- a CDS encoding Dyp-type peroxidase: protein MARFTRRTLLGGGVAALGAAGLGAVGGGTAVASRISEPIGARTVEIHGTHQAGIDTPAQSFASFVALDLAEGVDRDGLVGIMRVWAEDSRRLTTGTPALGDTEPELAVDPARLTVTVGYGPAVFDAAGLTDRRPAWLKPLPAFSIDRLEERWSGGDLLLQVCADDPVTVSHAVRTLTRSVRSVATVRWIQRGFRRAAGTRPDGTTMRNLMGQVDGTVNPAPRSPDFDRQVWNPGDPPWMAGGTSLVLRRIRMELDTWDELDRPARELAVGRRLSNGAPLTGSEEHDDADFEATDRFGIPVIPPESHVARARPRTGDEQFLRRGYNYDDQDGVGLLFATYQVDVDRQFVPVQQRLAEHDALNPWITPIGSAVFLVPPGFGPKGYPGDTLLGD from the coding sequence ATGGCTAGGTTCACTCGACGCACCCTGCTCGGGGGCGGTGTCGCCGCGCTGGGTGCAGCAGGACTCGGCGCGGTCGGAGGTGGGACGGCGGTCGCGTCCCGCATCTCCGAACCGATCGGCGCGCGGACCGTGGAGATCCACGGCACCCATCAGGCCGGTATCGACACCCCCGCGCAGTCCTTCGCGTCGTTCGTGGCATTGGACCTCGCCGAGGGTGTCGATCGTGACGGGCTCGTCGGGATCATGCGGGTGTGGGCCGAGGATTCGCGGCGACTCACCACCGGGACGCCGGCGCTGGGCGACACCGAACCCGAACTCGCCGTCGACCCGGCCCGGCTGACGGTCACGGTCGGCTACGGTCCCGCGGTCTTCGACGCCGCGGGCCTGACCGACCGACGACCCGCGTGGCTGAAGCCGCTGCCGGCCTTCTCGATCGACCGGCTCGAGGAACGATGGTCCGGCGGCGACCTGCTGTTGCAGGTCTGCGCCGACGACCCGGTGACCGTCTCGCACGCGGTCCGCACACTCACCAGGAGTGTGCGATCGGTGGCGACGGTCCGCTGGATCCAGCGAGGGTTCCGGCGTGCGGCCGGCACGCGACCCGACGGGACGACCATGCGCAACCTCATGGGGCAGGTAGACGGCACCGTCAATCCCGCGCCGCGCAGCCCGGACTTCGACCGGCAGGTGTGGAATCCGGGTGACCCGCCGTGGATGGCCGGTGGCACCTCGCTCGTGTTACGCCGGATCCGCATGGAACTCGACACCTGGGACGAGCTGGACCGTCCCGCTCGGGAACTCGCCGTCGGCCGGCGACTGTCGAACGGTGCTCCGCTGACGGGTTCGGAGGAACACGACGATGCCGACTTCGAGGCCACCGACCGGTTCGGTATCCCGGTGATCCCGCCGGAATCGCACGTCGCGCGGGCACGTCCCCGCACCGGCGACGAGCAGTTCCTGCGACGGGGTTACAACTACGACGACCAGGACGGCGTCGGATTGCTGTTCGCCACCTACCAGGTGGACGTGGACCGTCAGTTCGTCCCGGTGCAGCAGCGCCTCGCCGAGCACGACGCGCTGAATCCGTGGATCACGCCGATCGGGTCGGCGGTCTTTCTCGTCCCTCCGGGATTCGGTCCGAAGGGGTATCCCGGCGACACCTTGCTGGGTGACTGA
- a CDS encoding copper chaperone PCu(A)C: MKKTMFGTAIAATALLAAACGSDTGTTDSAEAVVVSEAWVKASDTGMTGAFAEIENTGSSDVHIVGASSPASATTELHEMVSSGGASMVMQEMGDGLVIPADTVHSLAPGGDHLMLMDLVEPLRPGSTVTFTLEFADGSTEEFTAQVRDFAGAQEEYVPSHDGAAHDG, translated from the coding sequence ATGAAGAAGACCATGTTCGGCACTGCGATCGCCGCAACGGCCCTGCTCGCCGCCGCCTGCGGTTCCGACACCGGCACCACCGACTCGGCCGAGGCCGTCGTCGTGTCCGAAGCCTGGGTCAAGGCATCCGACACCGGGATGACCGGTGCCTTCGCCGAGATCGAGAACACCGGCAGCAGTGACGTGCACATCGTCGGCGCGTCCAGTCCTGCATCCGCCACCACGGAACTGCACGAGATGGTGTCGTCCGGCGGCGCCTCGATGGTGATGCAGGAGATGGGGGACGGGCTCGTCATCCCCGCGGACACCGTGCACAGCCTCGCGCCCGGCGGCGACCACCTCATGCTCATGGACCTCGTGGAGCCTCTGCGACCCGGGAGCACGGTGACCTTCACACTCGAGTTCGCGGACGGATCGACCGAGGAGTTCACGGCCCAGGTCCGCGACTTCGCCGGGGCACAGGAGGAGTACGTGCCGTCCCACGACGGGGCAGCCCACGATGGCTAG